A region from the Felis catus isolate Fca126 chromosome F1, F.catus_Fca126_mat1.0, whole genome shotgun sequence genome encodes:
- the ZNF648 gene encoding zinc finger protein 648, with translation MTQVDPQDRWGKVSPLCSVTEEAHDPRMLNMSLESEDEDGGEAGDKGSPRGHDHQACPRSSPQVTQDNPDLPWDHPSSEEERFSGSFSSGSPGKEPMGVPRKKASWGRDESKITRTQDSSGAGVAPGAVPSDPSHKLLGPAQLLRDSLPSGADGDSTENLDAALGVPSSFPDTGRYFCAQRGVDTPDHSSLMRFPKPGGSWDLPTQETRTPARGSASPAGLAAALKAKARMGRKGQNPEGTCEGGQREAHPYKCLRGGRAFQKSGSLLSPSQPRGTKPYACELCGKAYSHRGTLQQHRRLHTGERPYRCPFCDKAYTWSSDHRKHIRTHTGEKPYPCPDCGKAFVRSSDLRKHQRNMHSNNKPFPCAECGLTFNKPLSLLRHQRTHLGEKPFRCPACDREFAVASRMMEHQRVHSGERPFPCPTCGKCFTKSSNLIEHQTLHTGQRPFKCADCGVAFAQPSRLVRHQRIHTGERPFPCAQCGQAFARSSTLKRHQQIHSGEKGFLCAECGRAFRIASELAQHIRVHNGERPYQCEDCGQAFTRSNHLQRHRAKHSAGKKEPIPSSSDE, from the coding sequence ATGACACAGGTGGACCCCCAGGACAGGTGGGGCAAGGTGTCTCCTCTTTGCAGCGTGACCGAGGAGGCTCATGACCCCCGGATGCTGAACATGAGCTTAGAGAGTGAGGATGAGGAcggtggggaggcaggagacaAAGGGAGCCCTAGGGGCCATGATCACCAGGCCTGTCCAAGAAGCAGCCCCCAAGTGACTCAAGACAATCCTGACTTGCCATGGGATCATCCATCCAGTGAGGAAGAGAGATTCTCTGGCTCCTTTAGTTCTGGGAGCCCGGGGAAGGAACCGATGGGGGTACCTCGGAAGAAGGCCAGCTGGGGGAGAGATGAGTCAAAGATCACCCGGACCCAGGACTCCTCTGGGGCAGGCGTAGCTCCGGGGGCCGTCCCCAGTGACCCCTCACACAAGTTGTTAGGTCCAGCGCAACTGCTTAGGGACTCACTACCTTCAGGTGCTGACGGAGACTCCACGGAAAACCTGGACGCTGCCTTGGGTGTCCCATCCAGTTTCCCTGATACTGGAAGGTATTTCTGTGCACAGAGGGGTGTAGATACCCCAGACCACTCCTCCCTCATGCGTTTCCCCAAGCCCGGTGGCAGCTGGGACCTCCCCACGCAGGAGACTCGCACACCAGCGCGGGGATCGGCCTCCCCAGCCGGCCTGGCAGCAGCGCTGAAGGCCAAAGCGCGGATGGGCAGGAAGGGCCAGAATCCCGAGGGCACGTGTGAGGGTGGGCAAAGGGAGGCGCACCCCTACAAGTGTCTGCGAGGAGGAAGGGCCTTCCAGAAGTCCGGCAGCCTGCTGAGCCCATCGCAGCCCCGAGGCACGAAGCCTTACGCCTGTGAGCTGTGCGGCAAGGCCTACTCCCACCGGGGCACGCTCCAGCAGCACCGGCGCCTGCACACGGGCGAGCGACCCTACCGGTGCCCCTTCTGCGACAAGGCCTACACCTGGTCCTCGGACCACCGCAAGCACATCCGCACCCACACAGGCGAGAAACCCTACCCCTGCCCGGACTGCGGGAAGGCCTTCGTGCGCTCCTCCGACCTGCGCAAACACCAGCGCAACATGCACAGCAACAACAAGCCCTTCCCGTGCGCGGAGTGCGGCCTGACCTTCAACAAGCCGCTGTCGCTGCTGCGCCACCAACGCACGCACCTGGGCGAGAAGCCCTTCCGCTGCCCGGCTTGCGACAGGGAGTTCGCGGTGGCCAGCCGAATGATGGAGCACCAGCGCGTGCATTCGGGCGAgcggcccttcccctgccccacctgcGGCAAGTGCTTCACCAAATCCTCCAACCTGATCGAGCACCAGACCCTGCACACCGGCCAGAGGCCCTTCAAGTGCGCGGATTGCGGCGTGGCCTTCGCGCAGCCTTCGCGCCTCGTGCGCCACCAGCGCATCCACACCGGCGAGAGGCCCTTTCCTTGCGCCCAGTGTGGCCAGGCCTTTGCCCGCTCCTCCACCCTGAAGCGGCACCAGCAGATTCACTCTGGGGAGAAGGGCTTCCTCTGCGCCGAGTGCGGCAGGGCCTTCCGCATTGCCTCCGAGCTGGCCCAGCACATTCGGGTGCACAACGGGGAGAGGCCCTATCAGTGTGAGGACTGCGGCCAGGCCTTCACCAGGTCCAATCATCTCCAGCGGCACCGAGCTAAGCACAGTGCCGGCAAGAAGGagcccatcccctcctcctctgATGAGTGA